A region from the Triticum urartu cultivar G1812 chromosome 1, Tu2.1, whole genome shotgun sequence genome encodes:
- the LOC125537515 gene encoding probable LRR receptor-like serine/threonine-protein kinase At1g05700 yields the protein MEQSTAASPWLLLLCLAVAATGGALQARAQPDVNGFISIDCGLAGKTRSYVDDTTKLLYTSDTDFIGNVGSTHNISAQYMVRPTHLSRRYHSVRSFPDGVRNCYTLRSLVPGGKYLLRASFMYGDYDGLGSLPIFDLHVGVNYWQTVNISEPDLEVTAEAVVFVPDEFVHVCLLNTGAGTPFISDLELRPLKKKFYPQANLTKGLVLEHRLNLAPPDTSIVRYPVDPHDRVWLPKSDAKMWSSISTTETVQSDGDVFEVPSMVMQTAVTPLNAAMNLEIIWSPNPQPQNQSLGYLIIMHFSELQLLPSNAERQFYISINDMQLPEPVSPHYLGTGFVSNGNARYRDNKYNISMYATANSTLPPVISAVEFFSVISATNIATDSQDVSAIMAIKANYEVQKNWMGDPCVPKTMVWERLTCSYTSDNSPRIISINLSSSGLNGDISSSFTNFKAVQYLDLSNNNLTGSIPGALSQLTSLTILDLSGNHLNGSISPELLKRTQDGSLNLRHGNNPDICTDGNSCQPTKTKNKLAIYGVVLIAVIVVLVLVAVALFFFLRQRNPESMNNSVKSHKEMKNDGHRTEKDGYGNSPLGLETRQFTYIELERITNNFRRVLGKGGFGNVYEGSLEDGTQVAVKIRSKSSNQGDKEFLTEVQILTLIHHKNLVSMIGYCKDGEHMALVYEFMSEGTLEEHISGKGNNAVCLPWRQRLRIAVESAQGLEYLHKGCNPPLVHRDVKATNILLNAKLEAKIADFGLSKAFHHNDDTHVSTNRIVGTPGYVDPDYQTTWRATSKSDVYSFGIVLLVLVTGKPPILRTPHTISIIEWVQQRLAQGNIEGVVDVRIHGDHDINSMWKAAVIALKCTTEALAERPTMTDVVAQLQECLNLEEELADGGSDSGIYNGTNSDDINWTDDAYSTNKSTNSSQRAALEKEHNFGRVPTMDTGPAVR from the exons ATGGAGCAATCAACGGCGGCAAGTCCATGGCTGCTTCTTCTCTGCCTCGCCGTCGCTGCCACGGGCGGCGCACTCCAAGCTCGTGCCCAGCCGGACGTCAACG GTTTCATAAGCATTGACTGCGGGCTCGCCGGGAAGACGAGGAGCTACGTGGACGACACCACCAAGCTGTTGTACACCAGCGACACCGATTTCATCGGCAACGTTGGCTCCACCCACAACATCTCCGCCCAGTACATGGTCAGGCCGACGCACCTCTCGAGACGCTACCACAGCGTGCGCAGCTTCCCCGACGGCGTGCGGAACTGCTACACTCTCCGGTCCCTCGTGCCCGGGGGCAAGTACCTCCTCCGTGCCTCGTTCATGTACGGCGACTACGACGGCCTCGGCAGTCTACCCATTTTTGATCTGCACGTCGGTGTCAACTATTGGCAGACCGTAAACATCTCAGAGCCAGATCTTGAGGTGACCGCCGAGGCCGTCGTGTTTGTGCCGGACGAGTTTGTTCATGTGTGCTTGTTGAACACCGGCGCCGGGACGCCCTTCATCTCGGACCTGGAGTTGAGGCCGCTGAAGAAGAAGTTCTACCCGCAGGCAAATTTGACGAAGGGTCTCGTTCTGGAACACAGGCTGAACCTCGCGCCCCCGGATACCAGCATCGTCAG GTACCCTGTAGATCCACACGACCGTGTATGGCTCCCTAAGAGTGATGCAAAAATGTGGAGCAGCATATCAACTACGGAGACGGTGCAGAGTGATGGCGATGTCTTCGAGGTACCATCGATGGTGATGCAGACGGCAGTCACGCCGCTAAATGCCGCCATGAACCTCGAGATCATTTGGAGCCCCAACCCTCAGCCCCAGAACCAGTCCCTAGGATATCTCATCATCATGCATTTCTCCGAGCTGCAATTGCTTCCTAGCAACGCCGAGCGCCAGTTCTACATCAGCATTAACGACATGCAGTTACCCGAACCTGTTAGCCCACACTACCTTGGCACGGGCTTCGTGTCCAATGGAAATGCACGTTACCGAGACAACAAGTACAACATCTCCATGTACGCCACCGCCAACTCGACGCTACCACCTGTAATCAGTGCCGTCGAGTTTTTCTCCGTCATCTCCGCCACCAACATTGCCACTGACTCCCAGGATG TATCTGCCATCATGGCGATCAAAGCGAATTATGAGGTGCAGAAGAATTGGATGGGTGACCCATGTGTTCCAAAGACTATGGTCTGGGAAAGGCTGACATGCAGCTACACCAGTGACAACTCTCCAAGGATAATAAGCAT AAATCTTTCCTCTAGTGGCCTCAATGGTGATATATCCTCTTCTTTCACGAATTTCAAGGCCGTCCAGTACTT GGATTTGTCAAACAATAACTTGACAGGCTCAATACCAGGCGCCCTTTCGCAATTGACATCATTGACAATTTT AGATTTGTCAGGCAACCACCTCAATGGATCAATCTCACCTGAGCTCCTCAAAAGGACTCAAGATGGCAGCCTGAATCTAAG ACATGGCAACAACCCAGACATTTGCACTGACGGCAATTCATGCCAGCCTACTAAAACGAAGAACAAGTTGGCCATCTACGGTGTTGTCCTTATAGCTGTCATTGTGGTGCTGGTATTAGTGGCAGTAGCGCTCTTTTTCTTTCTAAGACAAAGAAATCCAG AATCTATGAACAACTCCGTCAAGTCACATAAAGAAATGAAAAACGATGGGCATAGGACAGAAAAGGATGGCTATGGGAACAGTCCACTTGGATTGGAGACTCGTCAATTCACCTACATCGAACTTGAGAGAATAACCAACAACTTCCGACGAGTGCTTGGCAAGGGAGGGTTTGGTAATGTCTACGAAGGCTCACTAGAGGATGGTACACAAGTAGCGGTGAAGATTCGGTCAAAGTCCTCCAATCAAGGCGACAAGGAATTCCTCACGGAG GTTCAAATTTTAACCCTCATACATCACAAGAATCTTGTCTCCATGATTGGATACTGCAAGGATGGGGAGCACATGGCACTTGTGTACGAGTTCATGTCAGAGGGGACCCTAGAAGAGCACATTTCAG GAAAAGGCAACAATGCGGTATGCTTACCCTGGAGACAGAGACTCCGAATTGCAGTTGAATCCGCTCAAG GGCTGGAGTACCTACACAAGGGATGCAATCCACCTTTGGTTCACAGGGATGTTAAGGCCACAAACATCCTGCTGAATGCCAAATTAGAGGCTAAGATTGCTGATTTCGGCCTGTCCAAGGCTTTTCATCACAATGATGACACACATGTTTCCACAAACAGAATCGTTGGTACACCAGGATATGTGGATCCAGA CTACCAGACAACATGGCGGGCCACGAGCAAGAGTGACGTGTACAGCTTTGGCATCGTGTTGCTTGTGCTTGTCACTGGGAAGCCACCCATCTTGCGCACCCCACATACCATCAGCATCATCGAGTGGGTGCAACAACGGCTAGCACAGGGAAACATCGAGGGTGTGGTGGATGTGCGGATCCATGGTGATCATGACATAAATAGTATGTGGAAAGCCGCTGTTATTGCGCTGAAGTGCACCACTGAGGCATTGGCAGAACGGCCCACCATGACCGATGTCGTTGCTCAACTTCAAGAGTGCCTCAATCTAGAGGAGGAATTGGCTGACGGTGGGTCTGACAGCGGCATCTACAACGGCACCAATAGCGATGACATAAACTGGACAGATGATGCTTACTCTACAAACAAGTCTACAAACTCAAGTCAGAGAGCTGCACTTGAGAAAGAGCATAATTTTGGCAGGGTCCCAACAATGGACACCGGACCTGCCGTGCGATGA